One part of the Fusobacterium russii ATCC 25533 genome encodes these proteins:
- the hutH gene encoding histidine ammonia-lyase, translated as MEVFILELVLSSKKITLDDLINVTRNGYKVSISEEAYQRIDKARTLVDKYVEEGKVSYGITTGFGKFAEISISKEQTGQLQKNIVMSHACSVGEPMADDVARGIVLLRAVNLAKGYSGVRRVVVETLVEMLNKHVTPWIPEKGSVGSSGDLSPLAHMSLVLLGMGKAYYKGELLSGKEAMERAGIPIIPELSSKEGLALTNGTQSLTSLGAHTLYDAINLSKHLDIAASMTMEGLHGIIDAYDARIGEVRGQSGQIRTAKNMRTILAGSKNVTKQGVERVQDSYVLRCIPQIHGATKDTLEYVKQKVEIEINAVTDNPLIFVDTDEVISGGNFHGQPMALPFDFLGIAIAEMANVSERRIEKMTNPALSHGLPGFLVENGGLNSGFMIVQYSAAALVSENKVLAHPASVDSIPTSANQEDHVSMGSIAAIKAKNILENTRKVVGMELISACQAIDLKGAKDKLAPAVKAAYEEVRKLIPYVKEDREMYIDIHKAEDIIKTNKIVENVEKETGILEF; from the coding sequence ATGGAGGTGTTTATTTTGGAATTGGTTTTAAGCAGTAAAAAAATCACTTTGGATGATTTAATTAATGTTACAAGAAATGGTTATAAGGTAAGTATATCTGAGGAAGCTTATCAAAGAATTGATAAAGCTAGAACTTTAGTAGACAAATATGTTGAAGAAGGAAAAGTATCTTACGGTATTACAACAGGATTTGGAAAATTTGCTGAAATCTCTATATCTAAAGAACAAACAGGGCAGTTACAAAAAAATATAGTAATGAGCCATGCTTGTAGTGTTGGAGAACCTATGGCAGATGATGTGGCTAGGGGAATAGTTTTATTAAGAGCAGTAAACTTAGCTAAAGGTTATTCAGGAGTGAGAAGAGTTGTTGTAGAAACATTAGTTGAAATGCTAAATAAACATGTTACTCCATGGATACCAGAAAAAGGATCAGTTGGGTCATCAGGAGATTTATCACCACTGGCACATATGTCATTAGTTTTATTAGGAATGGGAAAGGCCTATTACAAAGGAGAATTATTAAGTGGAAAAGAAGCAATGGAAAGAGCAGGGATTCCTATAATTCCAGAATTATCTTCAAAGGAAGGATTGGCGTTAACTAACGGAACTCAGTCTTTAACATCTCTAGGAGCACATACATTATATGATGCAATTAACTTATCTAAACATTTAGATATAGCTGCTTCTATGACTATGGAAGGACTACACGGAATAATAGATGCTTATGATGCCAGAATAGGCGAAGTGAGAGGACAATCTGGACAAATAAGAACTGCTAAAAATATGAGAACAATTTTGGCAGGAAGTAAAAATGTTACAAAACAAGGTGTTGAAAGAGTACAAGATTCTTATGTTTTAAGATGTATACCTCAAATACATGGAGCAACAAAAGATACTCTTGAATATGTAAAACAAAAAGTTGAAATAGAAATAAATGCTGTTACAGATAATCCTTTAATTTTTGTAGATACAGATGAAGTTATATCTGGTGGAAATTTCCATGGACAACCTATGGCATTACCTTTTGACTTCTTAGGAATAGCTATTGCTGAAATGGCAAATGTATCAGAAAGAAGAATAGAAAAAATGACTAATCCGGCATTAAGTCATGGACTTCCTGGGTTCTTAGTTGAAAATGGAGGTTTAAACTCAGGATTTATGATAGTTCAATATTCAGCTGCTGCTCTAGTTTCTGAAAATAAAGTTTTAGCTCATCCGGCATCAGTTGATTCTATACCTACATCAGCTAACCAAGAAGACCATGTTTCAATGGGATCTATAGCTGCGATAAAAGCAAAAAATATATTAGAAAATACAAGAAAAGTAGTAGGAATGGAATTAATATCTGCTTGTCAAGCTATTGACTTAAAAGGAGCAAAAGATAAATTAGCTCCAGCAGTTAAAGCTGCTTATGAAGAAGTTAGAAAATTAATACCTTATGTTAAAGAAGATAGAGAAATGTATATAGATATTCATAAAGCTGAAGATATTATAAAAACAAATAAAATAGTGGAAAATGTAGAAAAAGAAACAGGAATATTAGAATTTTAG
- a CDS encoding DUF2157 domain-containing protein — protein MTTKIKTFFLNFSVIFFIAGITSFTAYNWKAMNNFQKLALPSSLIVLGFIFYFLMKKENYKNLAIFFTCFMVGTLFAVFGQTYQTGADTWILFRNWAIFLIIPVIFSKFYSVFFQFIIVLCLMTFFGLGLYYNGSCSFFIATLIPASVITIYPFVVEKFKLNFNNFFYNSLTIPFYIFFNLAGVSLIFGNDPYYDRTFEFLEKILVISYPLITILIFLVAFKKYKKYVILPFTIITAGLTVWAFLADTLLFHFYTELTGFFLLSLLIFIATFVVFIKNLPSVENDFIKKLFKSLSNFLKFSIFLSGLGLLVAIIFVTNPSKYSFLFLGIVVIAISCYLPKILKYREDNLDLISFLLGLSSLIYFFAIIFEENIEPVHLAFFAIVVFDIFYFTKKNKAMDLLFAPAHYLFILTLMEENYNFPFYNLYINTNLLSIVAILFLALQLIFSQKIEASEYKDRINRIFYGNNMSLLLFFMFFNNSSVLTFSFYEKADTISKNIEHIIKSRTALIIINSMYIIYSSFKNKKSIINSNNRVSNMTITIALILIIQCFAWKILDVNFIILLILLYTYKAYKWTTLLLNIALCYQIFTYYYQLYHITLLQKAYYMLYMSLALLFAYFIMKVFIKEGVSNE, from the coding sequence ATGACTACAAAAATTAAAACATTTTTCTTAAATTTCTCTGTTATATTTTTTATTGCAGGAATAACTTCTTTTACTGCCTACAATTGGAAGGCTATGAATAATTTTCAAAAACTTGCCCTACCCTCTTCACTTATTGTATTAGGGTTTATCTTTTATTTTCTTATGAAAAAAGAAAATTATAAAAATTTAGCCATCTTTTTTACCTGCTTTATGGTGGGGACTCTTTTTGCTGTATTCGGTCAGACATATCAAACTGGTGCAGATACTTGGATACTTTTTAGAAATTGGGCTATTTTTTTAATTATTCCAGTTATTTTTTCTAAATTTTATTCAGTCTTTTTTCAATTTATAATAGTTCTATGTCTTATGACTTTTTTTGGTTTAGGTTTATATTATAACGGAAGCTGCTCATTTTTTATTGCAACTTTAATTCCTGCTTCTGTAATTACTATATATCCTTTTGTTGTAGAGAAATTTAAACTTAATTTCAATAACTTTTTTTATAATTCTCTGACTATTCCATTTTATATATTCTTTAATTTAGCAGGAGTTTCCTTAATTTTTGGAAATGATCCTTACTATGACCGTACATTTGAATTTTTAGAAAAAATTTTAGTTATTTCTTATCCTTTGATAACTATACTTATCTTCTTAGTAGCTTTTAAAAAATATAAAAAGTATGTGATATTACCATTTACAATTATTACTGCGGGGCTTACTGTTTGGGCATTTCTTGCTGATACTCTTTTATTTCATTTTTACACTGAGTTAACTGGCTTTTTCCTTTTAAGCCTACTTATTTTTATAGCAACATTTGTTGTATTTATTAAAAATCTTCCTAGTGTAGAAAATGATTTTATTAAAAAGCTGTTTAAGAGCTTGTCTAATTTTTTAAAATTTTCTATATTTCTCTCTGGTCTAGGGCTTTTAGTTGCAATAATATTTGTTACTAATCCTTCAAAATACAGTTTCTTATTCTTAGGGATAGTTGTCATTGCAATTTCTTGTTATTTACCTAAAATTTTAAAATATAGAGAGGACAATTTAGATTTAATCTCTTTTTTACTGGGACTTAGCTCTTTAATCTATTTTTTTGCCATTATTTTTGAAGAAAATATAGAACCTGTTCATTTGGCTTTTTTTGCCATTGTAGTTTTTGATATTTTCTATTTTACTAAAAAAAATAAAGCAATGGATTTACTTTTTGCTCCAGCCCATTATTTATTTATCTTAACCCTAATGGAGGAGAATTATAATTTTCCATTTTATAATTTATATATAAATACAAATTTACTTTCAATAGTAGCTATTCTATTCTTAGCTCTGCAATTAATTTTCTCACAAAAAATTGAAGCTTCTGAATATAAAGATAGAATTAATAGAATTTTTTATGGAAATAATATGAGCTTATTACTATTTTTTATGTTTTTTAACAATTCATCAGTATTAACTTTTTCATTTTATGAAAAAGCGGATACAATTTCAAAAAATATTGAACATATTATAAAAAGTCGAACAGCTCTAATTATAATTAATTCGATGTATATTATTTACTCGTCTTTTAAAAATAAAAAATCCATAATTAATAGTAATAATAGGGTTTCAAATATGACAATTACTATTGCTCTTATACTTATAATCCAGTGCTTTGCTTGGAAAATATTAGATGTAAATTTTATAATTTTACTGATACTCCTTTATACTTATAAGGCTTATAAATGGACAACATTATTACTTAACATAGCCCTTTGCTATCAAATATTCACTTATTATTATCAACTATATCATATTACTTTATTACAAAAAGCTTACTATATGCTATATATGAGTCTTGCTCTACTATTTGCATACTTTATAATGAAGGTTTTTATAAAGGAGGGAGTATCAAATGAATAA
- a CDS encoding GDYXXLXY domain-containing protein, producing MNKRTKQILILLNFILVLLLTSLSALREESYKKREGFYLKLAPVDPRSLMQGDYMILNYEIVDEAWNRIYEIQEKEENKAVKNGFIAVKLDKDNVAVFKDVVRKPDNDRDLLYIAFKSNGYQLKINADSFFFQEGNAHLYQNAKYSKVVLINNTLRLVDLVDKLPQK from the coding sequence ATGAATAAAAGGACTAAGCAAATATTAATATTATTAAATTTTATTTTAGTTTTACTTTTGACTTCTTTGTCAGCTCTCAGAGAAGAGTCTTATAAAAAAAGAGAAGGTTTTTATTTAAAACTTGCTCCTGTTGATCCTCGTTCTCTTATGCAAGGTGACTATATGATTTTAAATTATGAGATAGTGGATGAAGCTTGGAATAGAATTTATGAAATACAAGAAAAAGAAGAAAATAAAGCAGTAAAAAATGGTTTTATAGCTGTGAAACTTGATAAGGATAATGTAGCTGTTTTTAAAGATGTTGTCAGAAAACCAGATAATGATAGAGATTTACTATACATTGCATTTAAGTCAAATGGCTATCAATTAAAAATAAATGCTGATAGCTTTTTCTTCCAAGAAGGAAATGCACATCTCTATCAGAATGCTAAATATTCAAAAGTTGTACTTATAAACAATACTTTAAGGCTTGTTGACTTAGTTGATAAGCTTCCACAAAAATAA
- a CDS encoding undecaprenyl-diphosphate phosphatase gives MSPLLLVIILSIVEGITEFLPISSTGHMILVEQFIGKNIFSKIFMNNFLIIVQLGAILAVVIYFWEDINPFVKTKQEFIPKFRLWLKILVGALPAAVIGLLLDDIIDKYFLDNVLVITITLIFYGLILIAVEKKNKAEKKIASINSFGKLKYRTAFFIGFFQCLAMIPGTSRSGATIIGALLLGLSRPLATEFSFYLAIPTMLGATLLKLVKNGMKFSSQEFMYLGLGTFLSFIVAYVAIKWLMAYIKKRDFIFFGVYRIILGILILISFLF, from the coding sequence ATGTCGCCTCTTTTACTCGTTATTATCCTTTCAATAGTTGAAGGGATAACTGAATTTTTACCTATAAGCAGTACTGGTCATATGATACTTGTTGAGCAATTTATTGGAAAAAATATTTTTTCAAAAATTTTTATGAATAATTTCCTTATAATTGTTCAATTAGGTGCTATACTTGCTGTAGTCATATATTTTTGGGAAGATATTAATCCTTTTGTAAAAACTAAACAGGAATTTATTCCAAAATTCAGACTGTGGCTTAAAATTTTGGTTGGAGCTCTGCCAGCTGCTGTAATTGGTTTGCTTTTGGATGATATTATAGATAAATATTTTTTAGATAATGTTTTAGTTATTACAATTACTCTGATTTTTTATGGCTTGATTTTAATTGCAGTTGAAAAAAAGAATAAAGCCGAAAAGAAAATAGCTTCCATAAATAGTTTTGGAAAATTAAAATATCGGACTGCCTTTTTCATAGGTTTTTTCCAATGTCTTGCTATGATACCGGGAACTTCAAGATCCGGTGCAACAATAATCGGTGCTTTACTTTTAGGACTTTCTCGTCCTCTTGCTACCGAATTTTCTTTTTATTTAGCAATTCCAACTATGCTCGGTGCAACTCTTCTAAAGCTTGTAAAGAATGGAATGAAATTTTCATCTCAAGAATTCATGTATCTTGGACTTGGGACTTTTCTCTCTTTTATAGTAGCTTATGTAGCTATAAAATGGCTCATGGCTTATATTAAAAAAAGAGATTTTATTTTTTTTGGTGTATATAGAATTATTTTAGGAATTTTAATTTTAATCTCATTTTTATTTTAA
- the trxA gene encoding thioredoxin, with amino-acid sequence MALVKGTKENFKAEVLEAKGIVIVDFGANWCGPCKSLLPILEEVVKEDSSKKIVKVDIDEQEELAKEYKIMSVPTLLVFKNGEVVDKSVGLIQKDEVKALFIK; translated from the coding sequence ATGGCATTAGTAAAAGGAACTAAAGAAAACTTTAAGGCAGAAGTTTTAGAAGCAAAAGGAATAGTAATAGTGGATTTTGGAGCTAATTGGTGTGGACCTTGTAAAAGCTTATTACCTATATTAGAAGAAGTAGTAAAAGAAGATTCAAGTAAAAAAATAGTTAAAGTAGATATTGACGAACAAGAGGAATTAGCAAAAGAGTATAAAATAATGAGTGTTCCAACTTTATTAGTTTTCAAAAATGGAGAAGTAGTAGATAAATCTGTAGGGCTTATTCAAAAGGATGAAGTTAAAGCTTTATTTATAAAATAG
- a CDS encoding urocanate hydratase, whose protein sequence is MINNKSIYEAMTIKLTAEDIPMEIPKLDPSIRRAPKRIVKLSEHDIELAVRNALRYIPEEFHEMLAPEFLEELETYGRIYGYRFRPAGQIYGKPIDEYKGKCVEAKAMQVMIDNNLDFDIALYPYELVTYGETGQVCQNWMQYRLIKKYLENMTQDQTLVVTSGHPAGLFRSNPSAPRAIITNGLMIGLFDNYDDWARGAAIGVANYGQMTAGGWMYIGPQGIVHGTYSTILNAGRLFCGVPADGDLRGKLFVTSGLGGMSGAQGKACEIAKGVGIVAEVDLSRINTRLEQGWVNVITKTPEETFKIAEEKIAAKEPYAIAYHGNIVEILEYAIEHNKHIDLLSDQTSCHAVYDGGYCPVGTSFEERTRLLGTDRAKFKELVDEGLKRHYRAIKTLHDRGVYFFDYGNSFLKSIYDVGILEISKNGKDDKEGFIFPSYVEDILGPELFDYGYGPFRWVCLSRKKEDLLKTDKAALDLVDPNRRYQDRDNYVWIQDADKNGLVVGTQARIFYQDAMSRTKIALKFNEMVRNGEIGPVMLGRDHHDVSGTDSPFRETSNIKDGSNIMAEMATQCFAGNAARGMTMIALHNGGGVGIGKSINGGFGMVLDGSHRVDEILMQAMPWDVMGGVARRAWARNPHSIETVIEYNNDNKGTDHITLPYIVCDDLIKKVLKK, encoded by the coding sequence ATGATTAATAATAAGTCTATTTATGAAGCGATGACAATAAAATTAACAGCAGAAGATATACCGATGGAGATTCCCAAATTAGATCCTTCTATAAGAAGAGCACCAAAAAGAATAGTAAAATTATCTGAACATGATATAGAATTGGCTGTAAGAAATGCTTTAAGATATATACCAGAAGAGTTTCATGAAATGTTGGCACCAGAATTTTTAGAAGAGTTAGAAACTTATGGAAGAATATATGGCTATAGATTTAGACCGGCTGGTCAAATTTATGGAAAACCAATAGATGAATATAAAGGGAAATGTGTTGAAGCAAAGGCAATGCAGGTTATGATAGATAATAACTTAGACTTTGATATAGCACTTTATCCGTATGAGTTAGTAACTTATGGTGAAACAGGTCAAGTTTGTCAAAACTGGATGCAATACAGACTTATAAAAAAATACCTTGAAAATATGACTCAAGATCAAACTCTTGTAGTAACATCTGGTCATCCAGCAGGGCTTTTTAGATCTAATCCGAGTGCTCCAAGAGCAATAATTACAAATGGTCTTATGATAGGGCTATTTGATAATTATGATGACTGGGCAAGAGGAGCTGCTATAGGTGTTGCTAATTATGGACAAATGACTGCTGGAGGTTGGATGTATATAGGTCCACAAGGAATAGTGCATGGAACTTACTCAACTATTTTAAATGCTGGTAGATTATTCTGTGGAGTACCTGCTGATGGAGATTTAAGAGGAAAGTTATTTGTAACATCAGGACTTGGTGGAATGAGTGGTGCTCAAGGAAAAGCTTGTGAAATAGCTAAAGGTGTTGGAATAGTCGCAGAAGTTGACTTATCAAGAATCAACACAAGACTTGAACAAGGCTGGGTAAACGTTATAACTAAAACACCTGAAGAAACTTTTAAAATTGCAGAAGAAAAAATTGCAGCAAAAGAACCTTATGCAATAGCTTATCATGGAAATATAGTTGAAATATTGGAATATGCAATAGAACATAATAAACATATAGATTTATTATCAGATCAAACTTCTTGTCATGCTGTTTATGATGGTGGATACTGTCCAGTAGGTACATCATTTGAAGAAAGAACAAGACTTCTTGGAACTGACAGGGCTAAATTTAAAGAATTAGTAGATGAAGGACTAAAAAGACATTATAGAGCAATAAAAACATTACATGATAGAGGAGTTTATTTCTTTGACTATGGAAACAGTTTCTTAAAATCTATTTATGATGTAGGAATATTAGAAATTTCTAAAAATGGTAAAGATGATAAAGAAGGATTTATATTCCCTTCATATGTTGAAGATATATTAGGACCGGAATTATTCGACTATGGATATGGACCATTCAGATGGGTTTGTCTATCAAGAAAGAAAGAAGATTTATTGAAAACAGATAAGGCTGCATTAGATTTAGTTGATCCAAACAGAAGATATCAAGATAGAGATAATTATGTATGGATACAAGATGCAGATAAAAATGGACTTGTTGTTGGAACTCAAGCAAGAATATTCTACCAAGATGCAATGAGCAGAACAAAAATTGCTTTAAAGTTCAATGAAATGGTAAGAAATGGAGAAATAGGTCCAGTAATGCTTGGAAGAGATCACCATGATGTATCTGGAACTGACTCTCCATTTAGAGAAACTTCTAATATAAAAGATGGAAGTAATATAATGGCTGAAATGGCAACTCAATGTTTTGCCGGAAATGCAGCAAGAGGAATGACTATGATAGCTCTTCATAATGGTGGAGGAGTTGGAATAGGAAAATCTATTAATGGTGGATTTGGTATGGTTTTAGATGGAAGCCATAGAGTTGATGAAATTTTAATGCAAGCTATGCCTTGGGATGTAATGGGCGGAGTTGCAAGAAGAGCATGGGCAAGAAATCCTCATTCAATAGAAACAGTAATTGAATATAACAATGATAACAAAGGAACTGACCATATCACATTACCATATATAGTTTGTGATGATTTAATAAAAAAAGTTCTAAAAAAATAA
- the rfaD gene encoding ADP-glyceromanno-heptose 6-epimerase — MIIVTGGAGMIGSAFIWKLNEMGEKDILVVDKLRNEEKWLNMRKREYADWVDRDNLKEWLSCEENAKKIRAVIHMGACSTTTETDGDYLMDNNYGYSKFLWDFCSKRNLKYIYASSAATYGMGELGYNDDVSPEDLQKLRPLNKYGYSKKIFDDWAFKQEKTPKQWNGLKFFNVYGPQEYHKGRMASMIFHTFNQYKENGYVKLFKSYKEGFKDGEQLRDFVYVKDVVDIMYFMLVNNVDSGIFNIGTGKCRSFLDLSMATMRAASKNPNLEVSKVVELIPMPEDLRGRYQYFTEAKINKLREIGYTKEMTSLEDGVKDYVENYLSQEDSYL, encoded by the coding sequence ATGATAATCGTAACTGGTGGGGCTGGTATGATCGGAAGTGCTTTCATTTGGAAATTAAATGAAATGGGCGAGAAAGATATATTAGTTGTCGATAAGCTAAGAAATGAAGAAAAATGGTTAAATATGAGAAAAAGAGAATATGCCGATTGGGTGGACAGAGATAACTTAAAAGAATGGCTAAGTTGTGAAGAAAATGCAAAAAAAATTAGAGCTGTTATACATATGGGAGCTTGTTCTACAACAACTGAAACTGATGGGGACTACCTAATGGATAATAACTATGGTTACTCTAAGTTCTTGTGGGATTTTTGTAGCAAGAGAAACTTAAAATATATATATGCCTCTTCTGCTGCTACATATGGCATGGGTGAATTGGGCTATAATGATGATGTGAGTCCAGAAGATTTACAAAAATTAAGACCTTTAAATAAATATGGCTATTCTAAAAAGATATTTGATGACTGGGCATTCAAGCAAGAAAAAACGCCAAAACAATGGAATGGATTAAAATTTTTCAATGTCTATGGTCCTCAAGAATATCACAAAGGTAGAATGGCATCTATGATATTTCATACTTTTAACCAATACAAAGAAAACGGTTATGTCAAACTTTTCAAATCATATAAAGAGGGTTTTAAAGATGGAGAGCAGCTTAGGGATTTTGTCTATGTAAAAGATGTTGTTGATATAATGTATTTCATGTTAGTAAATAATGTAGATTCAGGAATTTTCAATATAGGTACAGGAAAATGCAGATCTTTCTTAGATCTTTCAATGGCAACTATGAGAGCAGCTTCCAAAAATCCTAATTTAGAAGTAAGCAAAGTTGTTGAGCTTATTCCTATGCCTGAAGATTTGAGAGGAAGATATCAATATTTTACCGAAGCCAAAATAAATAAATTGAGAGAAATTGGTTATACAAAAGAGATGACTTCATTAGAAGATGGAGTTAAAGATTATGTTGAAAACTATCTTTCTCAAGAAGATTCTTATTTATAG
- a CDS encoding PHP domain-containing protein gives MEVDLHIHTTASDGTFSPREIIEMAVKKKMKAIAITDHDNVDGLKEANYYANLNNLELVNGIEFSCSSGNNEVHILGYFLNLEDKVFLERVQNLLKSRDERNQKIIEKLNKNGIIIDIEDVKKETAGNLLGRVHFANALIKKGYCKNIDEAFEKFLGKNGLAYEPRLNCPPEIVVAFIKENGAFSSLAHPKLISTDDNFVLNLIAKLKEYGLNGLEANYSSFTNKEKQKYKSWAKKFNLIVTGGSDFHGDNRKNLALGQEGLNYEQFKKIKDFIKN, from the coding sequence ATGGAAGTGGATTTACATATACACACGACTGCATCAGATGGAACTTTTAGTCCCAGAGAAATCATTGAAATGGCTGTTAAAAAAAAGATGAAAGCTATTGCTATAACTGACCATGATAATGTTGATGGGCTAAAGGAGGCAAATTACTATGCAAATTTAAATAATTTAGAGCTTGTAAATGGAATTGAGTTTTCTTGTTCCAGCGGAAATAATGAAGTTCATATACTTGGCTATTTTTTAAATTTAGAAGATAAAGTTTTCTTAGAGAGGGTCCAAAATCTTCTAAAAAGTAGAGATGAGCGAAATCAAAAAATTATTGAGAAGCTAAATAAAAATGGTATAATCATAGATATTGAGGATGTAAAAAAAGAAACTGCTGGGAATCTTTTAGGTAGAGTACATTTTGCTAATGCCCTTATTAAAAAAGGCTATTGCAAAAACATTGATGAGGCCTTTGAAAAATTTTTGGGAAAAAATGGGCTTGCTTACGAACCAAGACTTAATTGCCCCCCTGAAATTGTAGTAGCCTTCATAAAAGAAAATGGAGCATTTTCTTCTCTTGCTCATCCAAAGCTTATATCTACAGATGATAATTTTGTCTTAAATCTAATAGCTAAATTAAAGGAATATGGTTTAAATGGCTTAGAAGCTAATTATTCATCTTTCACAAATAAAGAAAAACAAAAATATAAATCTTGGGCTAAAAAATTTAACTTGATTGTAACTGGTGGCTCAGACTTTCACGGTGATAATAGAAAGAATTTAGCTCTTGGTCAAGAAGGATTAAACTATGAACAGTTTAAAAAAATAAAAGATTTTATAAAAAATTAG
- a CDS encoding MurR/RpiR family transcriptional regulator → MSTLLKIKILKKEMTNIEKKIANYILNNINELKNLNTYEVAKICDVSQASIVRFSKKLGFSGFPDFKISLVQELGKINLENEISVIDEEIGPKDSITTICKKIASKNIHAVQNTISILDSKEIEKAINLIEKARKIMLIGVGFSGIVARDFSFKLVEIGKNVIFETDQHMQLSYLTTFTKKDLIFAISYSGQTKEVYNLVKEAKNREIPIISLTTLAPNLIRDLADIRLNTVDLGEHYRGSSLSPRISQFTIIDTIYVSLITKNKEMENYIKSAIDLVKEHKIKK, encoded by the coding sequence GTGAGTACATTATTAAAAATAAAAATCTTAAAAAAAGAAATGACTAATATAGAGAAAAAAATTGCTAATTATATCCTGAATAACATCAATGAACTGAAGAATCTAAACACCTATGAAGTTGCTAAAATTTGTGATGTAAGCCAAGCATCTATTGTAAGATTCTCAAAAAAGTTAGGTTTTTCAGGTTTTCCGGATTTTAAAATTTCACTTGTACAAGAACTTGGAAAAATAAATCTTGAAAATGAAATTTCAGTTATAGATGAAGAGATTGGTCCTAAAGATAGCATTACTACAATATGTAAGAAAATCGCTTCTAAGAATATTCATGCTGTTCAAAATACTATTTCTATCTTGGACAGTAAAGAAATTGAAAAAGCTATAAATTTAATTGAAAAAGCAAGAAAAATAATGCTCATTGGTGTTGGATTTTCTGGAATTGTTGCAAGAGATTTCTCTTTTAAACTGGTCGAGATTGGCAAAAATGTTATTTTTGAAACTGATCAACATATGCAATTAAGTTATTTAACAACTTTTACAAAAAAAGATCTAATATTTGCCATTTCGTATAGTGGGCAGACTAAGGAAGTTTATAATCTGGTTAAAGAGGCTAAAAATAGGGAAATTCCTATAATATCACTAACTACTCTTGCCCCAAATTTAATAAGGGATTTGGCAGATATAAGATTAAATACAGTTGATTTGGGTGAGCATTATCGTGGAAGCTCTCTATCCCCAAGAATCTCTCAATTCACTATTATAGACACTATTTATGTAAGTCTAATAACTAAAAATAAGGAGATGGAGAACTATATCAAAAGTGCTATAGATCTTGTCAAAGAACATAAAATTAAAAAATAA